In the genome of Paracoccus tegillarcae, one region contains:
- a CDS encoding DUF6900 domain-containing protein, which produces MIKPNQPATNALLTDIAQRYFHGLETLETRNRDALDFHDVAVWAIRHALEEAYAAGLAAATK; this is translated from the coding sequence ATGATCAAACCGAACCAGCCCGCCACCAACGCCCTGCTGACCGACATTGCCCAGCGCTATTTTCACGGGCTGGAAACGCTGGAGACCCGGAACCGCGACGCGCTGGATTTCCACGACGTTGCCGTCTGGGCGATCCGGCACGCGCTGGAAGAGGCCTACGCCGCTGGCCTCGCCGCCGCCACGAAATGA
- a CDS encoding DsbA family protein codes for MFQRRMILTLALTVPAMAIAPRLSWAGHSLPPEFRRQLEHDANAPIFGNPEGNATLIEFFDYNCQFCRAMMPVVDAVLGADSGLRMVMREWPVFGEGSVFAARAALASRKQGRYADFHRALLSQKPRAERASVLRVARFIGLDTQQLQRDMDGPEIAQHIQQSNALAEAMALVGTPTFIAGSDSRFGAISSTELAELIAASRRN; via the coding sequence ATGTTTCAGCGACGCATGATCCTGACCTTGGCCCTTACCGTCCCGGCGATGGCCATCGCACCGCGCCTTTCGTGGGCCGGGCATTCGCTGCCACCCGAATTCCGCAGGCAGCTTGAACATGACGCGAATGCGCCGATCTTTGGCAATCCTGAGGGCAATGCGACACTGATCGAGTTCTTCGATTACAACTGCCAATTCTGCCGCGCGATGATGCCGGTGGTGGATGCTGTGTTAGGAGCCGATTCCGGCTTGCGAATGGTGATGCGGGAATGGCCGGTTTTTGGCGAGGGTTCGGTTTTCGCGGCCCGCGCGGCGCTGGCGTCACGCAAGCAGGGCCGCTACGCCGACTTTCATCGCGCCCTGTTGAGTCAGAAACCCCGGGCCGAAAGGGCCAGCGTCCTGCGTGTTGCGCGATTCATCGGGTTGGACACCCAGCAGTTGCAGCGCGATATGGACGGCCCGGAGATTGCCCAACATATCCAGCAGTCCAATGCGCTGGCCGAAGCGATGGCGCTTGTCGGCACGCCCACCTTCATCGCCGGATCGGATTCGCGCTTTGGCGCCATTTCATCAACGGAACTGGCCGAACTGATCGCGGCCTCGCGCCGCAACTGA
- a CDS encoding tyrosine-type recombinase/integrase gives MVKRLRLNEKSVREAAPEPGRDYQIFDSEVRGFAICIYRSGNRAFTLDYRHAGRQRRMTLGRWPEWSTAAARERAKELRRDIDAGGDPLGAKEDGRDAPRFRDLVERYTEVHLPNLARTNASDQRSMLTKLVGPDWNNRLVTEITPYDVEKLLNRIAEGRARPHKAKPNNRARKLQGSKPTPVRANRVGEVLRKMFTYAQGWGWRDDNPASGFRRRIENPRERFLSQDEIRKLATALDAAEDRRAADIIRLCMLTGARVGEVRQARFEHFNLEHLSWSKPASMTKQRRIHRLPISDEAAAIVRQRQLLVPRGCSYLFPGDVPGQPVKEIRRFWHQIQKQVNIPDVRIHDLRHTFASLLVSGGASLEMIGKLLGHSQTQTTARYAHLMDSPLRAGVDAVASAFRPKPVLVHDPGAQDDQARKSA, from the coding sequence ATGGTGAAGCGATTGAGGTTAAACGAAAAATCGGTGCGGGAGGCGGCACCGGAACCGGGCCGGGACTATCAGATTTTCGACAGCGAGGTGCGGGGGTTTGCCATCTGCATTTACCGTTCGGGCAACCGGGCCTTCACGCTGGATTACCGCCATGCCGGGCGGCAGCGGCGGATGACGCTGGGGCGCTGGCCGGAATGGTCGACAGCAGCGGCGCGGGAACGGGCGAAGGAGCTGCGCCGCGATATCGATGCCGGGGGCGATCCGCTGGGCGCCAAGGAAGACGGGCGGGACGCGCCCCGGTTCAGGGATCTGGTCGAGCGTTATACCGAGGTGCATCTGCCCAACCTCGCCAGGACGAATGCCTCGGATCAGCGATCCATGCTGACCAAGCTGGTCGGGCCGGACTGGAACAACCGGCTTGTCACCGAGATCACGCCCTATGATGTGGAAAAGCTGCTGAACCGCATCGCAGAGGGTCGCGCCCGCCCGCATAAGGCAAAGCCCAACAATCGGGCCCGAAAGCTGCAGGGGTCCAAACCGACGCCGGTGCGCGCCAACCGCGTCGGCGAGGTGCTCCGAAAAATGTTCACCTATGCGCAAGGATGGGGCTGGCGGGATGACAACCCGGCCTCGGGCTTCCGCCGCCGCATCGAGAACCCGCGCGAGCGGTTTCTGTCGCAGGACGAAATCCGGAAGCTTGCTACCGCGCTGGACGCGGCCGAGGATCGGCGCGCGGCGGATATCATCCGGCTCTGCATGCTGACCGGCGCGCGGGTCGGCGAGGTCCGGCAGGCGCGGTTCGAGCATTTCAACCTTGAACATCTGAGCTGGTCAAAGCCCGCCAGCATGACCAAGCAGCGTAGGATTCACCGGCTGCCGATTTCGGACGAAGCAGCGGCCATCGTGCGGCAGCGCCAGCTTCTGGTCCCGCGCGGCTGCTCATACCTGTTTCCGGGCGATGTGCCCGGCCAGCCTGTGAAGGAAATCCGCCGCTTCTGGCATCAGATCCAGAAGCAGGTGAACATTCCCGATGTCCGCATTCACGACTTGCGCCACACCTTTGCCTCGCTGCTGGTCAGCGGTGGCGCGTCGCTGGAAATGATCGGAAAGCTCTTGGGTCACAGCCAGACGCAGACCACGGCGCGCTATGCCCATTTGATGGATTCACCCCTGCGTGCTGGCGTCGATGCCGTGGCCAGCGCCTTCCGGCCGAAGCCGGTGCTGGTGCATGATCCCGGGGCGCAAGATGATCAGGCGCGCAAAAGCGCCTGA
- a CDS encoding DUF411 domain-containing protein, translated as MSNPNFSRRGAILAVAAMLSTTSTLAFATIGSDEKPNLLSITKDPGCGCCGAWADLAIEAGFEVEITEASDYVGMKRDAAVPENLWSCHTTRISGYIVEGHVPFAAIRQLLEQRPDITGIAVPGMPAGSPGMGGGVEATAEVIAWGGIAGDGRAFPLDG; from the coding sequence ATCCTTGCGGTCGCAGCGATGCTGTCGACAACCTCTACGCTTGCCTTTGCCACCATCGGTTCGGACGAAAAGCCGAACCTGCTGAGCATCACCAAGGACCCCGGCTGCGGCTGCTGCGGCGCCTGGGCCGATCTGGCCATCGAGGCGGGGTTCGAGGTCGAGATCACTGAGGCCAGCGACTATGTCGGCATGAAGCGCGACGCCGCTGTGCCCGAAAACCTGTGGTCCTGCCACACGACCCGGATCAGCGGCTATATCGTCGAGGGCCATGTGCCCTTCGCGGCCATAAGGCAGCTTCTGGAACAGCGCCCCGACATCACCGGGATCGCCGTGCCGGGGATGCCCGCCGGATCGCCGGGAATGGGCGGCGGGGTCGAGGCCACCGCTGAGGTCATCGCCTGGGGCGGCATTGCCGGCGATGGGCGCGCCTTTCCGCTGGACGGGTAG
- a CDS encoding helix-turn-helix transcriptional regulator, with translation MTQPMSAEPTVEPRLLRGWISRYDLAQELGLTVDTLGRWERRRKGPACVRAGRKIFYRMSVVQDWLQSQEMPRVTDAKPGKARGRK, from the coding sequence ATGACACAACCCATGAGTGCGGAACCGACGGTTGAACCGCGCCTGCTGCGCGGCTGGATCAGCCGCTACGATCTGGCGCAGGAGCTTGGCCTCACGGTCGATACGCTGGGGCGCTGGGAGCGGCGGCGGAAGGGTCCGGCCTGTGTCCGCGCCGGTCGCAAGATTTTCTATCGGATGAGCGTGGTGCAGGACTGGTTGCAGTCGCAGGAAATGCCGCGGGTCACCGACGCGAAACCCGGCAAGGCGCGGGGGCGGAAATGA
- a CDS encoding helix-turn-helix domain-containing protein, with translation MSHYATNWAILQRGLKPATKIVLWHLCDRHNPDFGCFPTQVRLAADCEMSVSSLNDHLRALEEARLIHRVRCHDPQTHRRQATRYILGFEDRFPDPSDEEDDCASEPDDGDDSDDPCPDSGDGAISEKSPKPSPNLAGFHLRNSETNPVREPLREPVKEEEGARARDDRFEEFFGTLLDALGFDTDAGLPGWWQGWPPREHVRRWITDLGLTEDRIVAVARDSRSTHPNPPDGPRALDRAMERAANATSNPKLSTDDKRRKRGGKPADTPRASMDEIAGFYAGLVNGDGYLPSNAISNTVRNAMLERKLVTAERLRARGVA, from the coding sequence ATGAGCCACTACGCGACCAACTGGGCCATCCTCCAGCGTGGGCTGAAGCCCGCCACCAAGATCGTGCTCTGGCATCTCTGCGACCGCCACAACCCCGACTTCGGCTGTTTCCCGACGCAAGTGCGATTGGCGGCCGATTGCGAGATGTCGGTGTCATCCCTGAACGACCATCTCCGGGCGCTGGAAGAAGCGCGGCTGATCCACCGGGTTCGCTGTCACGATCCGCAGACGCATCGACGCCAGGCGACGCGCTACATCCTCGGCTTCGAAGATCGGTTTCCAGATCCGTCGGACGAAGAAGACGATTGCGCTTCCGAGCCCGACGATGGCGATGACAGCGACGATCCATGTCCGGATTCCGGAGATGGAGCCATCTCCGAAAAATCGCCAAAGCCATCTCCGAATTTGGCCGGTTTCCATCTCCGAAATTCGGAGACTAACCCTGTAAGAGAACCATTAAGGGAACCAGTAAAGGAGGAGGAGGGCGCGCGAGCGCGCGATGATCGATTTGAAGAGTTTTTCGGCACGCTGCTCGACGCCCTCGGTTTCGACACCGATGCGGGGCTTCCAGGCTGGTGGCAGGGCTGGCCGCCCAGAGAACACGTTCGCCGCTGGATCACCGATCTCGGCCTGACAGAAGACAGGATCGTCGCCGTGGCGCGGGACAGCCGCAGCACCCATCCCAATCCGCCGGACGGACCGAGGGCGCTGGACAGGGCGATGGAACGGGCGGCAAATGCCACCAGCAATCCGAAGCTCAGTACCGACGACAAGCGCCGCAAGCGCGGCGGCAAGCCGGCCGACACGCCCCGCGCCAGCATGGACGAGATCGCGGGTTTTTACGCCGGGCTGGTGAACGGGGACGGCTACCTGCCCTCCAACGCCATCTCGAACACTGTGCGCAATGCCATGCTCGAGAGGAAGCTGGTGACGGCCGAGCGGCTGAGAGCGCGGGGTGTGGCATGA
- a CDS encoding L,D-transpeptidase: MLTRRHFIRTTTALFSAAAATPVMASTWPDTAQKAAWDAEVEAGGPNPWGLHARYLPQRVTANAGLVPGDIHVDAVARYLYHIEEGGTAMRYGVAIGRGDLYEPGTYTIKRKAEWPHWTPTRNMIEREPEIYAQYEDGMEPGPRNALGSRALYLYLGDRDTYLRIHGTPFPTSIGSRASSGCVRMVMAHINELYPRVQIGATAYLYSPEGSVTAIS; encoded by the coding sequence ATGCTGACACGCAGACATTTCATCCGCACGACGACGGCGCTGTTTTCGGCGGCCGCCGCCACGCCGGTCATGGCCTCAACCTGGCCCGACACGGCGCAAAAGGCCGCTTGGGATGCCGAGGTCGAGGCCGGTGGTCCCAATCCCTGGGGACTGCACGCGCGTTACCTGCCGCAGCGAGTCACTGCGAACGCAGGGCTGGTGCCGGGCGACATTCATGTCGATGCGGTGGCCCGATACCTTTATCACATCGAAGAGGGCGGCACGGCGATGCGTTACGGCGTGGCCATCGGCAGGGGCGATCTTTACGAGCCGGGCACCTATACGATCAAGCGCAAGGCCGAATGGCCGCATTGGACCCCGACGCGCAACATGATCGAGCGCGAACCCGAGATCTATGCGCAATATGAGGACGGCATGGAACCCGGCCCTCGGAACGCTCTGGGTTCGCGTGCGCTGTATCTCTATCTCGGCGACCGCGATACCTATCTGCGCATTCACGGCACGCCGTTTCCAACCTCGATCGGCAGCCGCGCCAGTTCCGGCTGCGTCCGCATGGTCATGGCCCACATCAACGAACTGTATCCGCGGGTCCAGATCGGCGCGACCGCCTATCTCTATTCGCCGGAAGGCAGCGTGACGGCCATCAGCTAG
- a CDS encoding site-specific DNA-methyltransferase, giving the protein MDLAFAPRQIEFWPIERLRPYTRNAKMHGPDQVARIAASMARFGWTVPCMVGDDGELIAGHGRVLAATELGLAEVPVIRLGHLDEAERRAYRIADNKLTELGDWDEGLLRDEVAGLLAEDFDLSLLGFAEDELEALLQDPDLDEGGAAEGEDDIPEPPADPVSVPGDLWQLGPHRLICGDSTSADMVGKLLGDVRPLLMVTDPPYGVEYDPSWRNQTAASVTKRTGKVLNDDRADWREAWALFPGDVAYVWHGALHATTVADSLIAAGFDIRSQIIWAKDRLVLSRGDYHWQHEPCWYAVRKRGKGHWAGDRKQTTLWQIANRDQDAETVHGTQKPVECMRRPILNNSSPGQAVYEPFMGSGTTLIAAETTGRVCYGIELKPAYVDVAIARWQNLTGQAAVLDGTDKTFDDLTATRR; this is encoded by the coding sequence ATGGACCTTGCCTTTGCGCCGCGCCAGATCGAGTTCTGGCCGATCGAGCGCCTGCGCCCCTATACCCGGAACGCCAAGATGCACGGGCCCGATCAGGTGGCGCGCATCGCCGCCAGCATGGCCCGCTTCGGCTGGACCGTGCCCTGCATGGTCGGTGACGATGGCGAGCTGATCGCCGGTCACGGAAGGGTGCTGGCGGCGACCGAACTGGGGCTTGCGGAGGTGCCGGTGATCCGCCTCGGCCATCTCGACGAGGCCGAGCGCCGGGCCTACCGGATCGCCGACAACAAGCTGACGGAGCTCGGTGACTGGGACGAGGGCCTGCTGCGCGACGAGGTGGCGGGCCTGCTGGCCGAGGATTTCGACCTGTCACTGCTGGGCTTCGCCGAGGACGAGTTGGAGGCGCTTCTGCAGGATCCGGATCTGGACGAGGGTGGCGCGGCCGAGGGCGAGGACGACATCCCGGAACCGCCCGCCGATCCGGTCTCAGTGCCGGGCGATCTGTGGCAGCTCGGGCCGCACCGGCTGATCTGCGGCGACAGCACATCGGCCGATATGGTCGGAAAACTGCTCGGCGATGTCCGGCCGCTGCTGATGGTCACCGACCCGCCCTATGGCGTCGAATATGATCCGTCATGGCGGAACCAGACTGCCGCATCGGTCACCAAGCGGACCGGCAAGGTGCTGAACGACGACCGGGCCGACTGGCGCGAAGCCTGGGCGCTGTTTCCCGGCGATGTCGCCTATGTCTGGCATGGCGCGCTGCATGCCACCACCGTTGCCGACAGCCTGATCGCGGCGGGCTTCGATATCCGCTCGCAGATCATCTGGGCCAAGGACCGGCTGGTCCTCAGTCGCGGCGACTACCACTGGCAGCACGAACCCTGCTGGTATGCGGTCAGGAAGCGCGGCAAGGGTCACTGGGCCGGGGACCGGAAACAGACAACGCTCTGGCAGATCGCGAACCGAGATCAGGATGCGGAAACCGTGCACGGCACCCAGAAGCCGGTCGAATGCATGCGCCGCCCGATCCTGAACAACTCGAGCCCCGGGCAGGCCGTGTATGAGCCGTTCATGGGCTCAGGCACCACCCTGATCGCGGCTGAGACCACCGGGCGGGTCTGCTACGGCATCGAATTGAAACCCGCCTATGTCGATGTCGCCATCGCCCGCTGGCAGAACCTGACCGGTCAGGCGGCGGTGCTGGACGGCACCGACAAGACCTTCGACGACCTGACCGCCACTCGACGCTGA
- a CDS encoding VRR-NUC domain-containing protein — MTRRTPEADIQRAIVHTLRIVLPRDAIIHHSANEVGSGGKAARQRQAILTGMGVFPGFADLVVLTGGQVLFLEVKSPSGRLSPAQRAFRDMVKAQGFGWALVRSVEDALGALADHGITTRAQALNPRRRACA, encoded by the coding sequence ATGACCCGTCGAACACCCGAGGCCGATATCCAGCGCGCCATTGTCCACACATTGCGGATCGTCCTGCCCCGCGATGCCATCATCCACCATTCCGCCAATGAGGTCGGGTCGGGTGGCAAGGCCGCACGGCAGCGCCAGGCGATCCTGACTGGCATGGGCGTGTTTCCGGGCTTTGCCGATCTGGTCGTCCTGACTGGCGGGCAGGTGTTGTTTCTGGAGGTCAAAAGCCCGTCCGGCCGCCTCAGTCCGGCCCAGAGAGCGTTCCGCGACATGGTGAAGGCCCAAGGGTTCGGCTGGGCGCTGGTCCGCTCCGTCGAGGACGCGCTGGGCGCGCTCGCCGATCACGGCATCACGACGCGCGCCCAAGCGCTAAACCCGCGACGGAGGGCCTGCGCATGA
- a CDS encoding c-type cytochrome: MARNALILIAAVGLAAAILILWRGSAATETAAQDQAVIALGQRLYAENCASCHGADLEGQPDWQTPLENGRYPAPPHDETGHTWHHADPLLERIIRDGTAAVVGDGYESDMPGFGDVMSDAEISAVLAYIKSTWPEREGAIQSRITKDSAP, translated from the coding sequence ATGGCGCGCAACGCACTCATCCTCATCGCAGCGGTCGGGCTGGCCGCTGCGATCCTTATTCTCTGGCGCGGCAGCGCGGCGACTGAGACAGCCGCGCAGGATCAGGCCGTAATCGCGCTTGGCCAGCGGCTCTACGCCGAAAACTGCGCCAGTTGCCACGGCGCCGATCTGGAAGGCCAGCCGGACTGGCAGACCCCGCTGGAAAATGGCCGCTATCCGGCGCCCCCGCATGACGAGACCGGCCACACATGGCATCACGCCGACCCGCTGCTGGAACGGATCATTCGCGACGGCACGGCCGCCGTGGTCGGCGATGGGTATGAAAGCGACATGCCCGGTTTCGGCGATGTCATGAGTGACGCCGAAATTTCCGCCGTTCTGGCCTATATCAAATCTACCTGGCCGGAACGCGAGGGCGCAATCCAGAGCCGCATTACCAAGGACAGCGCGCCGTGA
- a CDS encoding DUF305 domain-containing protein, with product MDHSDHHDSHGNMRGGSYVRFAAMIVTSTFIMFGLMYLNTWAIDHVFFSQTRMWMALYMGGAMALIMLAFMLGMYRSPRANLIVAGVSILAFALGLFLVRSQATVDDTAWMKAMIPHHSIAILTSTRADISDPRVRALADSIIEAQTLEIAEMKALIADLEGGPAATPEVDGR from the coding sequence ATGGATCATTCTGATCACCACGATAGCCACGGAAACATGCGTGGCGGAAGCTATGTCCGATTTGCCGCGATGATCGTCACCTCGACGTTCATCATGTTCGGGTTGATGTATCTGAACACCTGGGCGATCGATCACGTCTTTTTCAGCCAGACCCGGATGTGGATGGCTCTGTATATGGGCGGCGCCATGGCGCTGATCATGTTGGCCTTCATGCTGGGGATGTATCGCAGTCCGCGTGCCAATTTGATCGTCGCGGGCGTTTCGATTCTGGCATTTGCACTTGGCCTGTTTCTGGTCCGCAGTCAGGCAACAGTCGATGATACCGCCTGGATGAAGGCGATGATTCCGCATCATTCCATTGCGATCCTGACATCCACCCGTGCGGATATCTCGGATCCTCGCGTCCGGGCGCTGGCGGACAGCATCATCGAGGCGCAGACTCTGGAAATCGCGGAGATGAAGGCGCTGATCGCCGATCTGGAAGGCGGGCCAGCGGCGACGCCAGAGGTCGATGGGCGCTGA
- a CDS encoding multicopper oxidase family protein has translation MTCTLNRRGFLTASAAMAAAFVIPRAGFAQPAALALQATTRTLDIDGRAATVFGLINGNGTPGLILDPGQRFLLDLTNDLTEPTIIHWHGQIPPNAQDGVPDMPMPLLQPGETRAYDFEAAAGTHWMHSHVPIQEMQLLAAPLIVRRPGDRRADRQEVTMFLHDFSFRSPEEVLDEIRSGKGHDEAAEAEMSQPADPHAGHDMGDGMAMNGMSEMGGMSMSGMAGMQMDLNDFDFDAYLANDRTLGDPEVVQVEKGGRILLRVINGAAATVFWIDSGEVPGRLVAVDGQPVQPLPGTRFGLAMGQRLDIELDLPAGGGAWPILALREGAHERTGLILATSGANVPVILGMADDAAPAFDIDLAQEAALRAVAPLTERAADASPMVMLGGQMQPYRWTINDRVFEDRIPVAAKSGQRVEIMFHNMSMMGHPMHLHGHHFQVVALNGKRFAGALRDTVYVPPMSMVMVTVALDAGEAAEWMLHCHHMPHLASGMMTTFAVSG, from the coding sequence ATGACTTGCACACTGAATCGCCGCGGCTTTCTGACCGCATCCGCTGCCATGGCCGCAGCTTTTGTCATCCCGCGCGCGGGCTTTGCGCAGCCAGCCGCGCTGGCATTGCAGGCAACGACGCGCACGCTTGACATCGATGGCCGCGCCGCCACTGTTTTCGGGCTGATCAACGGCAACGGAACGCCCGGGCTGATTCTGGACCCCGGCCAGCGTTTCCTGCTGGACCTGACCAACGATCTGACCGAGCCGACGATCATTCATTGGCATGGACAGATCCCGCCGAACGCGCAGGACGGCGTTCCCGATATGCCGATGCCGCTGCTGCAGCCAGGAGAGACGCGTGCCTATGATTTTGAGGCAGCAGCAGGCACGCACTGGATGCACAGCCATGTGCCCATTCAGGAGATGCAGTTACTGGCCGCACCCCTGATCGTCCGCCGCCCCGGGGATCGGCGAGCTGATCGGCAAGAGGTCACCATGTTCCTGCATGACTTTTCATTCCGCTCGCCGGAAGAGGTGCTGGACGAAATTCGCTCGGGAAAGGGGCATGACGAGGCCGCCGAAGCCGAAATGTCGCAACCAGCCGATCCTCATGCCGGTCATGACATGGGCGATGGTATGGCCATGAACGGGATGTCGGAAATGGGCGGCATGTCCATGTCCGGTATGGCCGGGATGCAGATGGACCTCAACGATTTCGATTTCGACGCTTATCTGGCGAATGACCGCACCCTGGGCGACCCCGAGGTCGTGCAGGTGGAAAAGGGTGGCCGCATCCTTTTGCGGGTCATCAATGGGGCTGCTGCCACGGTGTTCTGGATCGACAGCGGCGAGGTTCCAGGCCGGCTTGTCGCGGTGGATGGCCAGCCGGTGCAGCCCTTGCCGGGAACACGCTTCGGTCTGGCCATGGGTCAGCGCCTGGATATCGAACTTGACCTGCCCGCCGGAGGCGGCGCCTGGCCGATCCTTGCTCTGCGTGAAGGCGCGCATGAGCGCACCGGCCTTATCCTTGCCACTTCTGGCGCCAACGTGCCGGTCATTCTCGGAATGGCCGACGATGCGGCACCTGCATTCGATATCGACCTTGCGCAGGAAGCCGCCTTGCGGGCCGTTGCTCCGCTGACGGAACGTGCTGCGGATGCCTCACCCATGGTGATGCTGGGCGGGCAGATGCAGCCCTATCGCTGGACCATCAATGACCGTGTGTTCGAGGACCGAATTCCGGTTGCGGCCAAATCGGGTCAGCGGGTCGAGATCATGTTTCACAACATGTCGATGATGGGCCATCCGATGCATCTGCACGGCCATCATTTTCAGGTCGTCGCCCTCAATGGCAAGCGGTTCGCCGGTGCTTTGCGCGACACGGTCTATGTGCCGCCCATGTCAATGGTCATGGTCACGGTGGCGCTGGATGCGGGCGAGGCGGCGGAATGGATGCTGCATTGTCACCATATGCCGCATCTTGCCAGCGGCATGATGACGACGTTCGCGGTCTCGGGGTGA
- a CDS encoding DUF3489 domain-containing protein, producing the protein MTKLTDTQSLILTRASARPGNLALPLPDGLHGAAAKMAIGKMIKLGWLEEVEANLRRTEPLWRETGDGHGTTLIASPEGLAAVGIDTVVVKTMAGLRDAKPEAIAAARRPGTKQARLIAMLQAEGGATIAEIAEATSWQHHSIRGAISGSLKKKLGLGVTSEKVEGRGRVYRLGET; encoded by the coding sequence ATGACGAAGCTCACCGACACCCAATCCCTGATCCTGACCCGGGCCAGCGCCCGGCCCGGCAATCTCGCCCTGCCGCTGCCTGATGGCCTGCATGGCGCTGCGGCGAAGATGGCCATCGGCAAGATGATCAAGCTTGGCTGGCTTGAGGAGGTCGAAGCAAATCTCCGGCGCACTGAGCCTCTCTGGCGCGAGACCGGCGATGGCCACGGCACCACGCTGATTGCGTCGCCCGAGGGCCTTGCGGCTGTCGGGATCGACACGGTCGTGGTGAAAACCATGGCGGGCCTGCGGGATGCCAAGCCCGAGGCCATCGCCGCCGCCCGGCGCCCCGGCACCAAACAGGCGCGGCTGATTGCCATGCTGCAGGCGGAAGGTGGTGCCACCATCGCAGAGATCGCCGAGGCGACGTCGTGGCAACATCATTCGATTCGCGGTGCTATTTCCGGTTCGCTGAAGAAGAAACTAGGGCTGGGGGTGACCTCCGAAAAGGTTGAGGGACGTGGGCGGGTCTACAGGCTAGGTGAAACATAA
- a CDS encoding DNA cytosine methyltransferase encodes MNDLALPAPGRDSGVDDTCLFGLSLCSGAGGIDLGLTLALPGYRTVGHVERETYAAATLVARMADKALDQAIVWDDIATFDGKPWCGAVDIVSAGYPCQPFSVAGKRRGAEDPRHLWPHVARIIGEVEPPFVFLENVAHHLRLGFPEVAGGLVALGYRLAAGLFTAAEVGAPHRRERLFILAIREGDQLANPARLLWHSLERREPDGTPAPLADAKGQRQREPTDETDAIAGGWQAWDEPRHHGGAMADAAGDGWQQTERWQPQIGRSDPCGGHVDDPDGAGSQGWGDDAGEYAGERPPWPPGPDDADGWQRYLRSAPDAEPAIRRGADGLAQRVDRLRLCGNGVVPLVAAHALRTLAFQLLEGG; translated from the coding sequence ATGAATGACCTGGCTTTACCTGCCCCCGGACGCGATTCCGGGGTCGATGACACCTGCCTCTTCGGCCTCTCCCTCTGCTCCGGCGCGGGCGGCATCGATCTCGGCCTCACCCTTGCCCTGCCCGGATATCGAACTGTGGGCCATGTCGAGCGGGAAACATACGCTGCGGCCACTCTCGTGGCGAGGATGGCGGACAAGGCCCTGGATCAGGCTATTGTCTGGGACGACATTGCCACATTCGACGGCAAGCCTTGGTGCGGCGCGGTGGATATCGTCTCTGCGGGCTATCCGTGCCAGCCGTTCAGCGTGGCGGGCAAGAGAAGGGGCGCCGAGGATCCCCGCCACCTCTGGCCGCATGTCGCCCGGATCATCGGCGAGGTTGAGCCACCCTTCGTCTTCCTCGAAAATGTCGCCCATCATCTCCGCCTCGGTTTCCCCGAAGTCGCAGGCGGACTGGTCGCGCTGGGCTACAGGCTTGCGGCAGGATTGTTTACGGCGGCGGAAGTCGGCGCCCCGCATCGGCGGGAACGCCTGTTCATCCTCGCCATCCGCGAAGGCGACCAACTGGCCAACCCCGCGCGCCTGCTCTGGCACTCGCTCGAGCGGCGGGAACCGGACGGAACTCCTGCGCCTCTGGCCGACGCCAAGGGCCAGCGCCAACGAGAACCGACAGACGAAACCGACGCCATCGCAGGCGGCTGGCAAGCATGGGATGAACCTCGCCACCACGGCGGCGCAATGGCCGACGCCGCTGGCGACGGATGGCAACAAACCGAGCGCTGGCAACCGCAAATCGGCCGATCTGACCCATGCGGCGGGCATGTGGATGACCCCGACGGCGCGGGATCACAAGGATGGGGCGACGACGCTGGCGAATACGCCGGTGAACGGCCTCCTTGGCCGCCAGGTCCTGACGACGCCGATGGCTGGCAGCGATACCTCAGATCAGCGCCGGACGCTGAACCCGCTATTCGTCGAGGCGCTGATGGGCTGGCCCAGCGGGTGGACAGGCTCCGCCTCTGTGGCAACGGCGTGGTCCCCCTGGTTGCGGCGCATGCGCTCCGAACTCTGGCGTTTCAGCTGCTGGAGGGTGGGTGA